GGAGGTCGCCATTTTGGTCATGCGCAGTAGCGTCGCTTCCGGtatggtgcattgtgggatatatAACTGCTTTTCAGGCTACAATGCTCTTCATAACTATTTGCAACATCTCCAAGCTGTCACAGTTTTGCAAGCAAGAATTGTTCGCACACTACAACGATTCAATAGCTATTTCTACGAACACTAAAATATACGGCATAGTTACTTTTTCAGATCAGAATGAAAAGACACGGGGCCCTAAAACCGAAAGTTACGGCGCCTCCCTGTACCATCCCAGCGCCTTTGTTCCGCACAGGGCAGCGGCCCGGAGCGAAGCAGCAGCGCTCGGAGCAGCGGGACTCAGAGCAGGGGGACTCACTCATAGCAGCGGGGCGCACCCCGCGCTGTCCGCAGGGGGCGGTGCCTCTGAGGCGGGGCGAGCAGTGGAGGGGCGGTGCCGGGGGCCACGTGTGTCGGCATcatggcggcggcggggcggcgtGCGAGAGCGGCGCGGCGGCGCCGGCGGCCGCAGGTGTCGGTGAGCGCGGGGTCCGGGCGGGCGGGTCGGTTCCGAGAGCGGTTCGGCGCTGACGGTGCCGTTGCTTCCCCCCAGGGTCCGGGCGCCGAAGGGAAGTCCCGTCCGCCGCCGCCCCGGAGCCGTGACGAGGAGGTGTCCAGcgaagaggaggctgagaggtgaGCGCCGATCCCGCGGCTCCCGGGGCTTCCGGGGCTCCCGGGGCTGACGCGATTCCGACAGCGCGGCCGCGAGGCGACGGCGGGACGAGGCGGCGGCCgaagaggagctggaggagacGCCGCAGGAGAAGAAGCTGCGCCTGGCCAAGCTGTACCTGGAGGAGCTGCGGCGGCTCGGTGAGTGCGGGCGGCGGCGtggccgggcggcggcggcggggcgggacggCCCTGAATCCCGAACCTATCGCAGAGGAAGAGCGGGCGGACGAGGAGGAGGACGAAGGGGCCGCGGGCTTCCCGGGGGACCTTGTCGGCGAGCGCCTGAAGGAGGACGTGGTGAgtggggggcggcggggcggtgGCTGGGCGGCCTCGGGGCCCTCCCTTAACCCGCTGTGCTCCCCATTAACCCGCTGTGCTCCCCCAGCTCGAGCAGCAGGGCCGACTGCGACGCCCCGCGGCGCAGGACGTGAGTATGCGGCCCGCGGACCCCGCTCCTCGCTCGTGGCCAGGCCGAGCCAGAGCTGCCCCtctcacagccctgctcccattAGGTGTGTCCTCCGGCCCCAGCTGCCATCCGAGTATTGCGGGGGCACCAGCATTCGGTCACTTGCCTCGTCGTCTCTCCGGATGACAAGTTCATCTTTTCAGCTGCTAAGGATGGTTCTGTCATCAAATGCAagtgcttctgtttctcttgcctGCTGCAGTCAGCTGTTCCTGTGGTGGGGACCTGGTGGAAGtggggctgctggtggaggTGGCTCTGCCTGTCCTTTGGATGGATGTGGCTGCAAAACACATGAGCTTTGTGTTCAGCCAGTATAAGGCTTCAGGGAAGCCCTGTTGTGGCCACCCAGGATTTAAAGGGAGTCTGTAAATAGGGAGagcaactttttacatgggcagatGGTGGTAGGGTTGGTTTTATactagaagagaagaaatacagattACATGTGGGGGGgaaattcttttctcagaggatggtgaggtcCTGGCAAAGGCTGCCTGGAAAAGCTGTAGCTGCACCTCTCTTGGAGGTGCCCACGAGACGGGCTGggtggggctctgggcagcctgatctggtgcggggggcagccagcccacagcaggggaatAGGAgctagatggtctttaagacttccaagccattctatgatcgGCCTCTGGGCAGGGCAGATTGCATCATTCTGGGCTTTGTGCACAGCTCATTTGTGTCTCCTGGGGCAAGGGAGGCTTCTGTGAGTGATGGTGCTGCCTGTCCTGCAGGGGAGGTGGAGAGTGGGAAGAGACTCTGCGTGGTGCCTGGGGGCAAGAAAGGCGTGGAGGGGCAACCCATGGGGCACACAGCCCACGTTCTCTGCATTGCCATCTCATCGGACGGCAAGTACCTGGTATGGTGACTGGATGCTGGTGTTGTTCCATGCTGCCACATGTTGTCACAAGTAGCTCTTGGCCCTGTTCCCATATTGTCATGAACCTGTGAAAGGGGAAGGTAGGTGGGGAGGTACATCCTTTTCCAGGATTCTGGAGCACAGCTCCTTGTGCCCAGCTTCTTTTTGCTGGTGAAGCTGGATTGAAACAATACCTGCTTCAGCCATCATCAGCAGTGTTCCTGGACACCTTACCCCCAGCAAAACACGTGGAGTGGGAGTTGTGGGTCTGTTGCGGCAGTGTTGGCCGTATTCTCCTTTCTGCCAGGCTACAGGAGACAGAGACAAGCTGATTCTGATCTGGGAGGCAGCCACCTGCAAGCGCCTTTATACATTCACTGGTCATCGTGATGCCGTGTCGGTGAGTAAGGACGTCCTGCCACTGGTGGGCAGTGCATGCCGCTGCGTCTTTGTGACCTGGGACCAGTGGGGCCTCCCTGCAGTGAAGACCCATCTCTGAGGTTGCCCTCAGGGACACTTGGGCAGGGCACTGTTTCATCTGTTGGTCTGTCCCTCCACAGGGCTTGTCCTTCCGGAAGGGCACGTACCAGTTATATAGTGCATCCCATGACCGCTCTGTCAAGGTCTGGAATGTGGAGGAGAATGCTTATGTGGAAACCCTGTAAGACTCCAGTAGAGTGAGGATTTGTCACCATATCCCCaagcaaagggagaaagaaTGAGGGTGCAGAGGCATGGCCTCTGTAGCTCCTCCTCATCTCCCCTGCCAGTTTTGGGCACCAGGACATCATCACAGGGATGGACAGCCTGAGTCGGGAGTGCTGTGTGACCTCAGGGGGGCGGGATGGCACCGTGCGTTTCTGGAAGATCCCCGAGGAGTCACAGCTCATTTTCTATGGGCATCAGTAGGTCTGGGGCGGGAAGGGGATATGCTTCCTCTGGCGGCTCCAGCAAAGCTTCTGTATGTGTTCAGTATCACCAGGAGCCTGTCAGTACTGTGGGAATTCTGTCAAGCCCTTTGTGCCTGGAGCTCTGCACCCTACAGGATTCCACGGTATGTTCATGGTTACTGTTAACTATCTGTTCTTGCAGGGGCTCCATTGACTGCATCCAGCTCATCAATGAGGAGCACATGGTGTCAGGTGCTGATGATGGGTGAGTACAGGGCTGGGAGTATGCACAGCCTCTCCAGTCCTTGTGCCTCCAGGGCCTTCAGCCCCTTCCCTGCAGGTCAGTGGCCCTGTGGGGGCTGGCGAAGAAGAAGCCACTGGCGCTGGTGAGGCAATCGCATGGGACGCAGGGCTCTGCCCAGGATCTGCAGCAGCCGTACTGGGTATCTGCAGTGGCTGCCTTACTCAACAGCGACCTTGTGGCTACAGGTGCCtggtgctgggagagctgtgtTCTCTTCTGGCAGTGCAGGATTGGGATCATGTGCTTTTTCTGGTGCTAGGGTGTGTGCTCTCTTTGCTCCAGGTTCCCATAGTGGCTGTGTGAAGTTGTGGAAGTGTGGCGAGGGATTTCAGAAGCTGGAGCCCATCTGTGATATCCCATTGGTACAGATGGGGGatgctggagctggggggggggagtagGCCTGGGCCAGTTGCAGTGTGCTGATGCTGACACCTGCTATTTCCTCCAGGCTGGCTTTGTCAACAGCCTGAAGTTCTCATCAGCGGGAGACTTTCTGGTGGCTGGCATTGGGCAGGAGCACCGGTACCATCCCTGTGCCCCATTTTCCAGGGCTTAGACCCTCCATCCTAGCACCTGGCTGGACCAGGAAGGGCATGAGGGGACACTCTTTTCATCTGCAGGTTGGGCCGATGGTGGAGGATAAAAGAAGCCAAGAATTCCATCTGCATCATTCCCCTTAAATGTAGAGCTGTAGTCCCTGGTCCCATGGCAGATGAAAACTCCTAGCCTTCAAGCGCTACCCGGAGAGCTACAGGAACTGGATCATTAAAGCCTGTGTAGTACAGAGAACAATAGCTCCAGTGTTGTCAGTACTGCTTGGGGCTGCAGTAGTGCACCTACCCCTGCTTGCGGCCCCTGCCCAGGTACGTG
The DNA window shown above is from Coturnix japonica isolate 7356 chromosome 12, Coturnix japonica 2.1, whole genome shotgun sequence and carries:
- the RRP9 gene encoding U3 small nucleolar RNA-interacting protein 2 isoform X2, producing the protein MAAAGRRARAARRRRRPQVSGPGAEGKSRPPPPRSRDEEVSSEEEAESAAARRRRDEAAAEEELEETPQEKKLRLAKLYLEELRRLEEERADEEEDEGAAGFPGDLVGERLKEDVLEQQGRLRRPAAQDVCPPAPAAIRVLRGHQHSVTCLVVSPDDKFIFSAAKDGSVIKWEVESGKRLCVVPGGKKGVEGQPMGHTAHVLCIAISSDGKYLATGDRDKLILIWEAATCKRLYTFTGHRDAVSGLSFRKGTYQLYSASHDRSVKVWNVEENAYVETLGSIDCIQLINEEHMVSGADDGSVALWGLAKKKPLALVRQSHGTQGSAQDLQQPYWVSAVAALLNSDLVATGSHSGCVKLWKCGEGFQKLEPICDIPLAGFVNSLKFSSAGDFLVAGIGQEHRLGRWWRIKEAKNSICIIPLKCRAVVPGPMADENS
- the RRP9 gene encoding U3 small nucleolar RNA-interacting protein 2 isoform X1, which translates into the protein MAAAGRRARAARRRRRPQVSGPGAEGKSRPPPPRSRDEEVSSEEEAESAAARRRRDEAAAEEELEETPQEKKLRLAKLYLEELRRLEEERADEEEDEGAAGFPGDLVGERLKEDVLEQQGRLRRPAAQDVCPPAPAAIRVLRGHQHSVTCLVVSPDDKFIFSAAKDGSVIKWEVESGKRLCVVPGGKKGVEGQPMGHTAHVLCIAISSDGKYLATGDRDKLILIWEAATCKRLYTFTGHRDAVSGLSFRKGTYQLYSASHDRSVKVWNVEENAYVETLFGHQDIITGMDSLSRECCVTSGGRDGTVRFWKIPEESQLIFYGHQGSIDCIQLINEEHMVSGADDGSVALWGLAKKKPLALVRQSHGTQGSAQDLQQPYWVSAVAALLNSDLVATGSHSGCVKLWKCGEGFQKLEPICDIPLAGFVNSLKFSSAGDFLVAGIGQEHRLGRWWRIKEAKNSICIIPLKCRAVVPGPMADENS